Proteins from a single region of Methanofastidiosum sp.:
- a CDS encoding dihydroorotate dehydrogenase-like protein, which produces MIDLSTNYMGLKLKNPIVASSSYLWEDQKNIKKAEKSGVAAVVLHSLFEEQLEIQQEELNKFLLQGTESYAEALTYFPEIKDFKFAPDEYVELLREVKSDSEIPIIGSLNGVSDGGWIKYSQKLEEAGADALELNIYYIPTDPSIRSEKIEENYVNLVKSVKQKIRIPLAVKLSPYFTSTPNLLKKLEEGGADAFVIFNRFYQPDIDIENLEITKNLVLSSSDELRLRLRWAAIMYGKIKPDIAITGGVHTGPDVVKSIMAGAKVSMMTSALIKNGIDHIEKTLSEVTDWLSKHEYESIKSIQGLMSQKNILEPSAYERANYMKILGSYRK; this is translated from the coding sequence ATGATAGATCTTTCAACGAACTATATGGGATTGAAACTAAAGAATCCCATAGTAGCTTCATCTTCATACTTATGGGAAGATCAAAAAAATATCAAAAAAGCTGAAAAATCGGGAGTCGCTGCAGTTGTTTTGCACTCTTTATTTGAAGAGCAACTTGAAATTCAACAAGAAGAATTGAATAAATTTTTACTGCAAGGAACAGAAAGCTATGCAGAGGCCCTAACATATTTTCCAGAGATAAAGGATTTCAAGTTTGCACCTGATGAATATGTAGAGCTTTTAAGGGAAGTCAAGTCAGATTCTGAAATCCCAATTATAGGAAGCTTAAATGGCGTTTCAGATGGGGGCTGGATAAAATATTCACAAAAACTTGAAGAGGCCGGTGCTGATGCGCTTGAACTGAATATTTACTATATTCCTACTGACCCTTCAATAAGATCTGAAAAGATTGAGGAAAACTACGTTAATCTTGTGAAAAGTGTAAAACAAAAAATTAGAATCCCCTTAGCGGTGAAACTTAGTCCTTATTTCACTTCAACTCCAAATTTATTAAAAAAGCTGGAAGAGGGGGGTGCTGATGCTTTTGTTATATTCAATAGATTCTATCAGCCAGATATTGATATAGAGAATCTTGAAATAACAAAAAATCTTGTTTTGAGCAGTAGCGATGAATTAAGATTAAGACTTAGATGGGCTGCAATTATGTATGGAAAGATAAAGCCCGATATCGCAATTACAGGTGGGGTGCACACCGGTCCTGATGTGGTTAAATCAATTATGGCTGGGGCTAAAGTCTCAATGATGACTTCTGCTTTAATTAAAAATGGTATCGACCATATTGAAAAGACCTTATCTGAAGTAACAGATTGGCTTTCTAAACATGAATACGAATCAATAAAATCGATACAAGGGTTAATGTCACAAAAAAATATATTGGAACCTTCTGCTTATGAAAGGGCAAACTACATGAAGATTTTAGGATCATATAGAAAATAG
- the nifJ gene encoding pyruvate:ferredoxin (flavodoxin) oxidoreductase, giving the protein MKRPMVTIDGNEAAAYTAYHVNEVISIYPITPSSTMGELSDQWASEGEPNIWGTIPHVTEMQSEGGASGAIHGSLQRGALTTTFTASQGLLLMIPNMYKIAGELTSTVFHVSARSLATHALSIFCDHSDVMSVRSTGFALLASNSVQEVMDLSIIAQAATLKSRVPFLHFFDGFRTSAETSKVEKLTLEDLKEMIDEDLVKAHRARALSPDNPIIRGTSHNPDTYFQARERINPCYDACPDLVQEAMDKFAKIVGRQYKIFQYEGAPDAERIIIIMGSGGDTVEETVNYLNKKGEKVGILKVRLFRPFSLKHFISEIPLTVKSIAVLDRTKEPGALGEPLYLDVTTAISSAFSNSILKMEKMPKIIGGIYGLSSKEFKPSMAKAVFDELKKTEPKNRFTVGINDDVTHNSLEYDPNFFVEPENRTRAVFFGLGADGTVSANKSSIKIIGEETDNYAQGFFYYDSKKAGSLTISHLRFGPDPIRSPYLIDKANFVACHQCSFLDKYDMLSVAEKNSIFLLNSPYPPEQVWDQLPRNVQQEIIDKNIRFYTIDAYDIAKEIGLGVRINTIMQTCFFALSNVIPKEDAIKSIKKFTEKTYGRKGEKILKMNYEAIDKAIDNLYEVKVTGKVTSNFDLKSSMPEEAPEFVKTAISKMIIGKGDDLPVSAFPEDGTYPTGTTKWEKRNISLDIPVWDPEICIQCGKCAFVCPHAVIRAKVYPKDVLKNAPASFKHAEAKFSQFKDNVYTVQASPEDCTGCKLCYETCPSKNKKDPKLKAINMEFKDPILDREKENWNFFDSLPYIDREKLNVTTVKDIQLLEPLFEFSGACSGCGQTPYVKLMTQLFGDRAVIANATGCSSIYGGNLPTTPYTKNKDGRGPTWSNSLFEDTAEFGLGMRLALDKQREYAMELVEKLKDDLGKDLVFELKNTNQDTEVGINKQREMVKLLKAKLKSIQKSEAKDLISLADSLVKKSVWILGGDGWAYDIGYGGLDHVFALGKNVNILVLDTEVYSNTGGQMSKATPLGAVAKFAMGGKPTPKKDLAMMAMSYGNVYVARIAFGANNAQTVKAFLEAEAYEGTSIIIAYAHCINQGYDLINGPEQQKLAVQSGYWPLMRYNPNLESKGKNPLQLDSGKPMLTLDKYIYNETRFKILLRSKPEVAKKLLEESQKEIIKKWNFYKYWSEMPISKEEEK; this is encoded by the coding sequence ATGAAAAGGCCAATGGTTACTATTGACGGAAATGAAGCTGCCGCATATACAGCTTATCATGTTAATGAAGTTATATCAATATATCCAATAACTCCTTCCTCTACCATGGGAGAGTTATCTGACCAGTGGGCATCTGAAGGTGAACCCAATATATGGGGTACTATTCCTCATGTAACTGAGATGCAAAGTGAGGGTGGAGCCTCAGGAGCCATTCATGGCTCATTGCAGAGAGGCGCACTCACTACCACTTTCACAGCATCTCAAGGGCTTCTTTTAATGATTCCCAATATGTATAAAATAGCGGGAGAACTGACTTCTACCGTTTTCCACGTAAGTGCTAGATCTCTTGCAACCCACGCCCTATCAATCTTTTGTGACCACAGTGATGTGATGTCAGTACGTTCTACGGGATTTGCTCTTCTTGCATCAAACTCTGTTCAAGAGGTAATGGATCTCTCAATTATTGCTCAAGCTGCAACTTTAAAATCTAGAGTTCCTTTTTTACACTTCTTTGATGGATTTAGGACATCTGCAGAAACATCAAAAGTTGAAAAGTTGACCCTTGAAGATTTGAAAGAAATGATAGATGAAGATCTAGTCAAGGCTCATCGTGCAAGAGCTTTATCTCCAGATAATCCCATAATAAGGGGAACTTCACATAATCCCGATACATATTTCCAAGCAAGGGAAAGAATAAATCCATGTTATGATGCCTGTCCTGATTTAGTCCAAGAAGCTATGGATAAATTTGCGAAAATTGTTGGTAGGCAGTACAAAATCTTCCAATATGAAGGTGCTCCTGATGCTGAAAGGATTATTATCATTATGGGAAGCGGTGGTGATACTGTAGAAGAAACTGTTAATTATCTCAATAAAAAGGGAGAGAAGGTAGGGATATTAAAAGTAAGACTATTTAGGCCATTTTCTTTAAAGCATTTTATTTCAGAAATTCCTCTAACTGTAAAAAGTATTGCAGTTCTTGATAGAACTAAAGAGCCAGGCGCCTTAGGTGAGCCCCTTTACTTAGATGTCACAACCGCTATATCTTCTGCATTTTCAAATAGCATATTAAAAATGGAGAAGATGCCAAAAATAATTGGAGGAATATACGGATTATCTTCAAAGGAGTTTAAGCCTTCAATGGCAAAAGCTGTATTCGATGAATTAAAAAAGACAGAGCCAAAGAACAGATTTACTGTTGGAATCAACGATGACGTAACCCATAATAGTCTAGAATACGATCCAAACTTTTTCGTTGAGCCAGAAAACAGAACTAGGGCGGTATTCTTCGGCTTAGGCGCTGATGGTACAGTCAGTGCGAATAAGAGCTCAATAAAAATAATTGGAGAAGAAACTGACAATTATGCACAAGGATTCTTCTATTATGATTCAAAAAAGGCTGGATCACTTACGATTTCGCACTTGAGATTTGGTCCAGACCCAATAAGATCTCCTTACTTAATTGATAAGGCAAACTTTGTAGCTTGCCATCAATGCTCATTTTTAGATAAATATGACATGCTTAGTGTTGCAGAAAAGAATTCAATCTTTCTTTTAAATAGCCCTTACCCGCCAGAACAGGTATGGGATCAGCTACCTAGAAACGTCCAGCAGGAGATAATAGATAAGAACATTAGATTCTATACTATTGATGCGTATGATATTGCAAAGGAGATTGGTCTTGGAGTTAGGATAAATACAATTATGCAGACATGTTTCTTTGCATTAAGCAATGTAATTCCAAAAGAAGACGCAATCAAATCAATTAAAAAGTTCACTGAGAAAACCTATGGTAGAAAGGGAGAGAAGATATTAAAGATGAACTATGAAGCAATTGATAAAGCAATTGACAATCTATATGAAGTAAAGGTTACTGGAAAGGTGACAAGTAATTTTGATTTAAAATCATCAATGCCAGAAGAAGCACCGGAATTTGTAAAGACTGCAATATCGAAGATGATTATCGGAAAGGGTGACGATCTACCTGTAAGTGCATTCCCTGAAGATGGTACCTATCCAACCGGTACAACTAAATGGGAGAAGAGGAACATTTCACTTGATATTCCTGTCTGGGACCCTGAAATCTGTATACAGTGCGGTAAATGTGCTTTTGTCTGCCCACATGCAGTTATTAGAGCTAAAGTCTACCCAAAAGACGTATTAAAGAATGCGCCTGCTTCATTCAAACATGCTGAGGCAAAGTTCTCACAATTTAAAGATAATGTATACACTGTCCAGGCTTCCCCAGAAGACTGTACAGGATGCAAACTCTGTTATGAAACATGCCCATCGAAGAATAAAAAAGATCCAAAACTAAAAGCAATAAACATGGAGTTTAAAGATCCAATACTCGATAGAGAAAAAGAAAACTGGAATTTCTTTGACTCACTACCTTATATTGATAGAGAGAAGCTAAATGTCACAACTGTAAAGGATATACAGCTTCTAGAGCCTTTGTTCGAGTTTTCTGGCGCTTGCTCAGGTTGTGGTCAGACCCCTTATGTAAAGCTTATGACCCAACTATTTGGAGATAGGGCAGTAATTGCTAATGCCACAGGATGTTCTTCGATTTATGGGGGAAATCTCCCTACAACCCCTTACACAAAGAATAAGGACGGCCGAGGCCCAACATGGTCAAACTCTCTTTTTGAAGATACTGCAGAGTTTGGACTTGGTATGAGATTAGCACTCGATAAGCAGAGAGAATATGCAATGGAGCTAGTTGAAAAACTTAAAGATGATTTAGGAAAGGACCTAGTATTTGAACTCAAAAACACGAACCAGGATACCGAAGTAGGCATAAACAAGCAGAGAGAAATGGTAAAATTATTGAAAGCTAAGCTAAAGTCAATACAAAAATCTGAAGCAAAAGATCTAATTAGTTTAGCCGATTCATTAGTCAAAAAGAGTGTATGGATATTAGGTGGGGACGGCTGGGCTTATGATATCGGGTACGGCGGTCTTGACCATGTCTTTGCATTAGGAAAGAACGTCAATATCCTTGTTCTTGATACTGAAGTATATTCTAATACAGGCGGACAGATGTCAAAAGCAACACCTCTTGGGGCAGTTGCAAAGTTTGCAATGGGTGGAAAACCAACGCCAAAGAAGGACCTTGCTATGATGGCAATGAGTTATGGAAACGTATACGTCGCAAGGATCGCCTTCGGTGCAAATAATGCTCAAACAGTCAAAGCATTCCTTGAAGCAGAGGCATATGAAGGAACTTCAATAATTATAGCTTATGCACACTGTATCAATCAGGGATACGACCTTATCAATGGTCCAGAGCAACAGAAACTCGCCGTTCAATCCGGATACTGGCCACTTATGAGATACAATCCAAATCTAGAGAGCAAAGGTAAAAATCCACTTCAGTTGGATTCAGGTAAACCCATGTTAACTCTTGATAAATACATCTACAACGAAACTAGGTTTAAGATACTACTTAGAAGCAAACCTGAAGTGGCAAAGAAACTTCTTGAAGAGTCTCAGAAAGAAATCATTAAGAAATGGAACTTCTATAAATATTGGTCAGAAATGCCAATATCGAAAGAGGAGGAAAAATGA
- a CDS encoding DUF211 domain-containing protein — translation MSSIRVIVLDVLKPHKPILPDFANKLAELPGIIGVNISVVEIDQKTETVKLSIQGDSIDYELLKEEIEKLGGTVHSIDKVAAGKRIIPEVETLQDRS, via the coding sequence ATGAGTTCAATTAGGGTTATAGTTCTTGATGTTTTAAAACCCCACAAACCAATACTCCCAGACTTTGCAAACAAACTAGCTGAACTTCCTGGGATTATAGGTGTAAATATCTCAGTCGTTGAAATTGACCAAAAAACTGAAACAGTCAAACTTTCAATACAAGGGGACTCAATTGATTATGAACTATTAAAAGAAGAGATAGAAAAACTTGGAGGCACTGTACACAGTATAGACAAAGTCGCCGCAGGAAAAAGGATTATTCCTGAAGTAGAGACTTTGCAGGACAGATCTTAA
- a CDS encoding signal recognition particle protein Srp19 (binds to 7S RNA to mediate binding of the signal recognition particle protein Srp54): MKGYIIWPAYLDKNFSKKGGRKLPKNLALDHPKFEEIKKALDTIGITHEVQKTSRYPKDQGRDERNLGRFIVEKKFSKNEILKKISKEIRKNRGGN, encoded by the coding sequence TTGAAGGGTTACATAATATGGCCGGCATATCTTGATAAAAATTTTTCAAAGAAGGGCGGCAGGAAACTTCCAAAAAATCTAGCATTGGACCATCCAAAATTCGAGGAGATTAAAAAAGCTCTTGATACTATTGGAATAACTCATGAGGTTCAAAAGACCTCAAGATATCCCAAAGATCAGGGAAGAGATGAGAGAAATCTTGGAAGATTTATAGTTGAGAAAAAATTCTCCAAAAATGAAATACTTAAAAAAATATCAAAAGAGATAAGAAAAAATAGGGGCGGAAATTAA
- a CDS encoding hydrogenase maturation nickel metallochaperone HypA: MHELSLADGMLKTVLDAAQKEKAKKIKSIKLEMGEILLVNTEQLTFCFDIISKGTMQKEQSLISNF; the protein is encoded by the coding sequence ATGCATGAACTTTCTCTTGCCGATGGAATGCTAAAGACTGTTCTTGACGCTGCTCAAAAAGAAAAGGCCAAGAAAATCAAATCAATTAAACTAGAGATGGGAGAGATACTTCTAGTCAATACAGAACAGCTTACATTCTGCTTTGACATAATTTCTAAAGGGACTATGCAGAAGGAGCAAAGCTTGATATCAAATTTTTAA
- a CDS encoding hydrogenase maturation nickel metallochaperone HypA — translation MKFLKPRVHCNKCGKEFNISSENDFPILQMVCECGSNDVTILSGREFNIKSIKIEED, via the coding sequence ATCAAATTTTTAAAGCCAAGAGTTCATTGCAATAAATGTGGCAAGGAATTTAATATTAGTTCTGAAAATGATTTTCCAATACTTCAGATGGTATGTGAGTGTGGGTCAAATGATGTCACTATTCTCTCCGGAAGAGAGTTTAACATAAAGTCTATAAAAATTGAAGAGGATTAA
- a CDS encoding pyridoxal phosphate-dependent aminotransferase, which yields MPEHSISSSLDRIPKSGIRKLFDLAQNMEGIISLGIGEPDFDTPINIVEASIKALKEGKTYYSPNSGILELRQAISGKMKKQNSVDVSENEIIVTIGGGEALSLAIQSSIKTGDGVIVPSPAFVAYVPTVMLSGGKPIEVECQEDENFILNPDLLEEKITENTELLILNSPSNPTGSVIKKSDLEKISDIVIEYNLKVISDEVYENLIYDGKKHVSIASLNGMEDNVITVNSFSKTYSMTGWRVGYLCSKDESLLDRMLKLHMYGPVCNNTFAQFGALEALRGPQDFVDQMREEFEDRRNLLLSRIKEMKGVSAMKPEGAFYLFMNISGTGMKSEDFSEKLLNQEKVVTVPGSAFGPYSDDFVRLAYPLKKDKINEACDRMERFLSKF from the coding sequence ATGCCAGAACATTCTATATCATCGTCGCTGGACAGGATCCCAAAATCGGGGATCAGAAAATTATTTGATCTTGCACAGAACATGGAAGGGATAATAAGTCTTGGGATAGGAGAGCCTGATTTTGATACACCGATTAATATAGTTGAAGCTTCAATTAAAGCTCTTAAAGAGGGAAAAACTTACTATTCTCCAAATTCTGGAATTTTAGAATTGAGACAGGCAATATCTGGAAAAATGAAAAAGCAGAACAGTGTGGATGTGTCTGAAAACGAAATTATTGTGACAATTGGTGGTGGAGAAGCTCTATCCCTCGCAATTCAATCTTCAATTAAAACTGGAGATGGAGTTATTGTTCCTTCGCCAGCTTTTGTTGCTTACGTTCCGACAGTTATGCTTTCTGGAGGAAAACCAATCGAAGTAGAATGCCAAGAAGATGAAAATTTTATATTGAATCCCGACCTATTAGAAGAAAAAATAACTGAAAATACAGAACTATTAATACTGAATTCTCCTTCAAACCCTACTGGTTCAGTCATCAAAAAAAGTGACTTAGAAAAGATTTCAGACATAGTTATAGAATACAATCTAAAAGTAATATCTGACGAAGTCTATGAGAATCTTATCTACGATGGCAAAAAACATGTCAGCATTGCATCACTTAATGGTATGGAAGACAATGTTATAACTGTGAACTCATTTTCAAAAACTTATTCTATGACAGGTTGGAGAGTTGGGTACCTATGCTCAAAAGACGAAAGCCTCCTTGATAGAATGTTAAAACTCCACATGTACGGTCCCGTGTGCAATAATACTTTTGCTCAATTTGGTGCGCTAGAAGCTCTTAGGGGGCCTCAAGACTTTGTTGATCAGATGAGGGAAGAATTTGAAGATAGAAGAAATCTCCTTTTGAGTAGAATTAAAGAAATGAAAGGGGTTAGTGCAATGAAACCTGAAGGTGCATTCTATCTCTTCATGAACATCTCTGGCACTGGTATGAAGTCAGAAGATTTCTCTGAGAAACTCTTAAATCAAGAAAAAGTGGTCACAGTACCAGGTTCAGCTTTTGGTCCGTACTCAGATGATTTTGTAAGACTTGCATATCCTCTTAAAAAAGATAAGATCAATGAGGCATGTGACAGGATGGAAAGATTTCTTTCTAAATTTTAA
- a CDS encoding replication factor C large subunit — protein sequence MLVEKYFPKNFSEIKGQQALVKDILAWINTWGTEKRALLIYGPPGSGKTTMVKVLSKELGYDLIELNASDKRDQTVLNRIVGNASTSKTLFGYKKIILLDEADNIHGKEDFGGSKALLEIIKNTQNPIILTANSYWEVSQSIRDNCKLVQFKRLQSRTVFARLKEIAVAEGIQVEDETLMKIAEQSTGDMRAAINDLDSLGRKLIKGDEKLVGSRDTEASIFEALSKLYMSNSIDVRKDFFDVDKKPDELLLWIDENTPKAYKGKELLEAMRLLSTSDIYLKRAFNTRNYSMWKYASDLMTGGVSVAGVTESRYIPFSPPKYFQVLGSSKKSREAKKKILDKIGRKCHCSRKVARNYLPMISALFLNSKKGALISNFFEFDMEEIKFIDGKNYRKIELAREELLKQPEKKEKIEAVPIANEKRLESKKEATEKELPKETEKEKEDKQKNQQKTLFDF from the coding sequence ATGCTTGTTGAAAAATACTTTCCAAAAAATTTTTCTGAAATAAAAGGTCAACAGGCACTTGTAAAGGATATCCTAGCATGGATAAATACCTGGGGCACGGAAAAAAGAGCACTCTTGATCTATGGCCCACCCGGTAGCGGCAAAACTACTATGGTAAAAGTATTGTCAAAAGAGCTTGGATATGACTTAATAGAGTTAAATGCCAGCGATAAAAGAGACCAAACTGTACTAAACAGGATAGTTGGAAATGCCTCTACTTCAAAGACTCTTTTTGGATACAAGAAAATAATCCTGCTAGATGAGGCAGATAATATTCACGGCAAGGAAGATTTTGGAGGGTCAAAAGCCTTACTTGAGATAATAAAGAATACACAAAATCCGATCATTCTTACCGCAAACAGCTACTGGGAAGTATCTCAATCTATAAGAGACAACTGTAAACTTGTACAGTTCAAAAGACTTCAATCGAGGACTGTATTTGCTAGATTAAAAGAGATAGCTGTCGCCGAAGGCATTCAAGTAGAGGATGAAACTCTGATGAAAATAGCAGAACAATCGACAGGGGATATGCGGGCAGCGATTAATGACCTTGACTCGTTAGGTAGGAAATTGATAAAAGGTGATGAGAAGTTAGTTGGATCTAGGGACACAGAAGCATCCATATTTGAGGCTTTGTCAAAACTTTACATGTCAAACTCAATTGATGTCAGAAAAGACTTTTTTGATGTTGATAAAAAACCAGATGAGCTTCTTCTTTGGATTGACGAAAACACCCCCAAGGCATACAAAGGAAAAGAGCTACTTGAGGCTATGAGACTTCTATCAACTTCAGATATCTACTTGAAAAGGGCGTTTAATACTAGAAATTATTCCATGTGGAAATATGCATCAGACCTTATGACTGGCGGTGTTTCTGTTGCTGGGGTAACTGAATCGAGGTACATCCCATTTTCCCCTCCAAAATATTTTCAGGTCTTAGGATCTTCAAAAAAGTCTAGAGAGGCAAAGAAGAAAATCCTTGATAAGATTGGGAGAAAGTGCCATTGTTCTAGAAAAGTTGCAAGAAACTACCTACCCATGATATCGGCGTTATTCCTTAATTCTAAAAAAGGGGCACTTATATCAAACTTTTTCGAATTTGATATGGAAGAGATTAAATTTATTGATGGTAAGAATTATAGGAAAATTGAATTGGCAAGAGAAGAGCTTTTAAAGCAGCCAGAAAAAAAGGAGAAAATTGAGGCAGTTCCAATAGCAAATGAAAAAAGATTAGAATCCAAGAAAGAAGCTACTGAAAAAGAACTCCCAAAGGAAACGGAAAAAGAGAAAGAGGACAAGCAAAAGAATCAACAAAAAACACTTTTTGACTTTTAG
- a CDS encoding replication factor C small subunit: protein MEFEKPWTEKYRPQKLDDIVGRDPIIRRLKSYVDKKSMPHLLFAGPPGVGKTTAAIALAKEIFGEYWKQNFQETNASDERGINVVREKIKDFARTKPIGGDFKIIFLDESDALTSDAQNALRRTMEVYTSTCRFILSCNYSSRIIDPIQSRCAVFRFGPLSTDSVKIMIEKIAEAENIDLKEDGLNAIAYVSEGDMRKAINALQSSSGIGDSITESLVYQVSSRAKPEEIKNMMKVALSGDFISSRKILQELLLGQGLSGEDIIMQMHRETFNLEVSDKEKVRIVEMIGEADFRLVQGANEFIQLEYLLANLSSG, encoded by the coding sequence ATGGAGTTTGAAAAACCCTGGACAGAGAAGTATAGGCCCCAAAAGCTTGACGATATTGTTGGAAGAGACCCTATAATTAGGAGACTTAAATCATATGTAGATAAGAAATCGATGCCCCACTTGCTATTTGCTGGGCCGCCAGGTGTTGGGAAAACGACAGCTGCTATAGCACTTGCAAAGGAAATTTTTGGAGAATATTGGAAACAGAATTTTCAAGAGACAAACGCCTCTGATGAAAGGGGCATAAATGTTGTGAGAGAAAAAATAAAAGATTTTGCAAGAACTAAACCGATAGGTGGAGATTTCAAGATAATATTCTTGGATGAGTCTGATGCACTTACTTCAGATGCACAGAATGCTTTGAGAAGAACTATGGAAGTCTATACTTCAACCTGCAGATTCATTCTTTCATGTAACTACTCATCAAGAATTATTGATCCGATACAATCTAGATGTGCAGTATTCAGATTCGGTCCATTGTCAACTGATTCTGTAAAGATCATGATTGAGAAGATAGCCGAAGCAGAAAATATTGATCTTAAGGAAGACGGACTTAATGCTATTGCCTATGTTTCTGAAGGGGACATGAGAAAGGCAATCAATGCCCTCCAGTCTTCATCAGGTATAGGCGACTCTATAACAGAAAGTTTAGTCTATCAGGTTTCATCAAGGGCGAAACCTGAAGAAATAAAAAACATGATGAAAGTCGCCCTGTCCGGCGATTTCATTTCATCAAGAAAAATACTTCAGGAACTTCTTTTGGGGCAGGGATTGTCCGGTGAAGATATAATAATGCAGATGCATAGAGAGACTTTCAATTTAGAAGTTTCTGACAAAGAAAAAGTTAGAATTGTTGAGATGATAGGTGAGGCGGATTTCAGGCTTGTACAGGGGGCAAATGAATTTATCCAGCTTGAATATCTTCTAGCCAATCTTTCCTCAGGATAA
- a CDS encoding dCMP deaminase family protein codes for MVRMDIDTYFMSIAELVKKRSTCIKQHVGAVLVKEGYIISTGYNGAPRGLPHCSEETCLRQTLGSLEKSHLCRGVHAEQNTIIQAAIHGVSTENSTVYSTHFPCMSCTKILINAGVKEIVYARDYDLDNDIKMSMIRDAGVRVKKLLLTD; via the coding sequence ATGGTAAGGATGGATATAGATACATATTTTATGAGTATTGCAGAACTAGTCAAGAAAAGATCAACCTGCATAAAACAGCATGTCGGTGCGGTATTAGTCAAAGAAGGTTATATCATATCTACTGGTTACAATGGTGCTCCAAGGGGCCTACCTCATTGTTCAGAAGAAACTTGTCTGAGGCAGACTCTTGGATCTCTTGAAAAATCTCACCTGTGCAGAGGTGTTCATGCAGAACAGAATACAATAATCCAAGCTGCAATACATGGTGTTTCAACTGAAAATTCAACTGTTTACTCAACGCATTTTCCATGCATGTCCTGTACAAAGATCCTGATAAACGCAGGCGTGAAAGAAATAGTATATGCAAGAGATTATGACCTTGACAATGATATAAAAATGAGCATGATAAGGGATGCTGGTGTCAGGGTAAAAAAATTGCTCTTAACTGATTAG
- the thyX gene encoding FAD-dependent thymidylate synthase, with translation MKVVLLEHTRNPEKVCAVAALTSMKEGTPSDMLSEIDADNAKKRIQRVVGYGHYSVIEHASFTFSIEGISRACSHQLVRHRIASFTQQSQRYVKMDDVPFVTPPSIKKNKVAEDIFKKSINYNTEGYKKLLELGIAPEDARFVLPNATKTNLVMTMNARELLHFFNLRCCNRAQWEIRDMAWEMLYQVLEVSPALFESAGPKCISEGICTEGRSSCGCYKLFEEKNSDERRIIIKEFFN, from the coding sequence ATGAAAGTTGTTCTTTTAGAGCATACCAGAAACCCTGAAAAAGTGTGTGCTGTAGCAGCTCTTACATCAATGAAGGAAGGAACTCCTTCCGATATGTTGAGTGAAATAGATGCAGATAATGCAAAAAAGAGGATTCAGAGGGTTGTTGGATATGGCCACTACTCAGTTATTGAGCATGCAAGTTTTACTTTTTCTATAGAGGGCATTTCTAGGGCGTGTTCACATCAACTTGTGAGACATAGAATAGCTTCATTCACCCAACAAAGCCAGAGATATGTGAAGATGGATGATGTTCCATTTGTTACGCCTCCATCGATTAAGAAAAACAAAGTCGCAGAGGACATATTCAAAAAAAGTATTAATTATAATACCGAGGGCTACAAGAAACTGCTTGAATTAGGAATAGCTCCTGAAGATGCAAGATTTGTACTCCCAAATGCCACAAAGACTAATCTTGTGATGACAATGAATGCAAGAGAGTTGCTGCATTTCTTTAATCTCCGATGTTGCAACAGAGCACAGTGGGAGATTAGAGATATGGCCTGGGAAATGCTGTATCAAGTCCTCGAAGTCTCACCGGCGTTATTTGAGTCTGCAGGGCCAAAATGTATCAGTGAAGGCATATGTACAGAGGGTAGATCTTCTTGCGGTTGCTACAAATTGTTTGAGGAAAAAAATAGCGATGAAAGAAGGATAATTATTAAAGAATTTTTTAATTAA